The Microlunatus antarcticus genome window below encodes:
- a CDS encoding SIMPL domain-containing protein yields the protein MSATPTVTVRGEGQVEGPPELATVSVVLHTTGRTATDVARALGDLGRQVDAARPDLVYDAVRTDPLQVTPVFDRRSGVKITGYTGRYAASFVLADFAGLSDLVVALVGLPGAQVDGPWWSLRRESPLQREARLAAVRAAVNRARDYATALGATLGDLLELSDTDGGLGQMPRMFAMSAKGGAEPAPELDLEPQPQTATANVTARFALTDVPPSDALPT from the coding sequence ATGAGTGCGACGCCGACCGTGACCGTCCGGGGCGAGGGGCAGGTCGAGGGGCCGCCGGAGCTCGCGACCGTGTCGGTCGTCCTGCACACCACCGGGCGTACCGCCACCGACGTCGCCCGCGCCCTCGGCGATCTCGGGCGGCAGGTCGACGCCGCCCGGCCCGACCTCGTGTACGACGCGGTCCGCACCGACCCGCTCCAGGTCACGCCCGTCTTCGACCGCCGCTCCGGCGTGAAGATCACCGGCTACACCGGTCGGTACGCGGCCTCCTTCGTCCTCGCCGACTTCGCCGGCCTCTCCGACCTCGTCGTCGCCCTCGTCGGCCTGCCGGGCGCGCAGGTCGACGGCCCCTGGTGGTCGCTGCGCCGCGAGTCGCCGCTCCAGCGCGAGGCCCGCCTCGCCGCCGTCCGCGCCGCGGTCAACCGGGCCCGCGACTACGCCACCGCCCTCGGCGCGACCCTCGGCGACCTCCTCGAGCTCTCCGACACCGACGGCGGCCTCGGCCAGATGCCTCGCATGTTCGCCATGTCGGCCAAGGGTGGTGCCGAGCCCGCACCCGAGCTCGACCTCGAACCCCAGCCGCAGACCGCCACGGCGAACGTGACAGCACGCTTCGCCCTGACCGACGTGCCACCGTCAGACGCCCTGCCGACCTAG